DNA from Branchiostoma lanceolatum isolate klBraLanc5 chromosome 6, klBraLanc5.hap2, whole genome shotgun sequence:
GCACCCGAATACAAACCTTGTCACGTGACAGCATTTCTTCGCTTCCATTGGTCAGATAAAACATATGTGAGACAGTTGCTCCGCCCGTCTCAAATTAGGAGGAATAAAGCAATAAGCAACAATCTTTTAGGTGCAATTAAAGCACGCATTTTGTGTCTTACAAAGCAGACGTGCCAATGATCATAAGAGATTAGAATAGGGCATTATGTTATAGATACCTGCATGATCGTTTGACCGAGGCATTACGGAAAAGTTTACCCTGAaataggaaatacatgtacaagcaaacGTTTATTTTGGTCTTTCCTGTCTCTATGACCCAGGGCGCCCTTTAACTTGGTCCTTTGAGACTTGGAATAAATATCACTCTTCATATTTCTTGTTGCTGGTGTTCATGGCTATTTTGCTCACGTCATTCGAGATCACGCGTTTCAGGAAGCATCCCTGTAGTCTAAATACAAACATGTCTGTTGCTTTGAAGAAGTTTAAACAAATGCCGTGCACTTAGATCGCCATGTAACGCTTACATGTCTCAAGACTCAAGAAAGTAAAAATTATCGTATTATTTGTCAGTGAAAGTCAAATTCTGTACCAGATGTTTACTCTTTTTACCTTCACGATTTTGGACCTCTTTGCAACAACAACGAGGAACCACTCACATTGGAGTAAACTTGAAAATTCACAAGTTCTTCACAAATTCTTGATCAATAACTCTTCAGTGGGCTTTGTCCTGTCTTGGTTTTCAGTTTCTAAATTCTATGAATCTGTTTGGCTATTTTAAAGGAACGACACAGTAGGCTTGAACGTATGGCGCTAAAACGTTTTGTCACATAAAAATCGGATGAGATTACATGGACACGGACACACTATTTTGTGCGTTTTAGAAGATAGACGCTATAAATTGTAAATAACATGGCCATTTTTGTTCTGCCTTTTACCTCAGCCAGGTCAGGCGTGTTGTAAACCAAGCCTTTTCAGGTATGCGCCAACCAGCGCGCAACAATAATGGGCTATGGTAACTCTGCCTTGGCGTCTGTCTGTATACAGCCCCTTTGTATTGTAGCTTGAAGCCCGTCCAAAGcagacggacaaaaatttcgcGCCAAAATTGACGTCAGGGCTGGCGGGAATGTGACAGCTTTGTGGCAAACTTAGCTAACCAATCAGTGCGCGCGTCGGTCACATACGAAAACAAATCTGACCAATCACGGGAGGGACATTGGAACAAGGCATGCAGCATAAGTAGCGTGGGTACTGCTGCTCTTTACCATAGGCTTCGCTGCAGAACTTTGAGGTAAGTTCACATTTTCCCTACACGTTCTGTATTTTATCAAATTCTCGGAAAAATTGGTAAAGTGTAGCTTGATATTATATCGTTGGTTTGCATTAGTTACAATTTCTACGCGATGATAGATGAGTGCGCAGTTGAATTTTTACATGGACGCTGTTGGACGAATCGCCTACCTGTTCAGAGCAGTGCGCATTAATGGCTGCCCAACAAGAATCATGGCCCTTGCACTCATTTAGCTTCCCCTTCGTTTTTCTCCGGTATTTACCTCAGGATTTGCCTGCAAAACCTCACTGTAGTATTCTTCTAGCTTTGATCTGTCATTTTGAATTTTGTGGTGAATTTCCAACGGCGCAAAATTTTTCTACGGCTTGCCGAAATTGGCTCGTTTTTGTATAGGCTTTGCCTATGGGCGCCTGCCATGCAGAAACgctgccattttctccctatgtTTGTGCCTGCCATTGCCACAGCATTGCTGCCTATGTACCCAGCGTTTGCCCATAGAGTTCCATAGACTTGCACCTACGGCATTTATAGTACGAAAATTTGTTAAAATCTGTTTGTATTTATGAAGAAACGGGTTCAGATCAGGTCGGGGAGGAAATTTGGAAGGGACTTTCTTTCATGGGGATGGATTTGGGTGGCGTGGCGGCGTAAATTTTCACTTTGTTTTCTAGCTAGCTTGCCTCACCTTCTCTGTTCGCCATTATCCATTGCCAGGCAATGCCTACCCTACCACTTACACATAGGCCTGTACCTCAAGTTGTCGGATTGGGTTTGGAGAATGTTTCGGGCCAAATAATCGGGAAGATCGTTGGTAAAGAAGGATTCTAGCGTGGGGAAGGATGGCTTTCCTTTGTCCTCGCCCGTTTTGGAGGAATTTAAAATGGCGGGAAGCTGTTTTTCGGTCTGGTTTGTGGCTTGCCCTTGTACAGATTGATCTCACTGCACTGCTGAATAGCGGGATTCTTATGTTGCCACTGAGAACCCAACCTAACTTGACTTAAGTGTTCAGAAAACTCAGAAATTTTGAAAGAAGGCTTGTTTACAGCCTGGAAACGGTGGGGGACGCTTATGCGAAGCCTCAAAGGTCATTTTAATGACGACAGGGAGGTTGTTTTTCAGACAAAATGAGCTTTCTTGTCCGGGATGAATTTCTCCATAGGCTTTGTGTTGGGCCGTTTTTCTGAGCACCCCAGAGCACTTGCTAGTGCATGTAGCTGCAATAATATTGTTAGAAATGGGAAATAATCGTCCATTTGACCACATTTTTGCTGGCTGGGCCTATTTTGGGGAAGAAAGCAAGCTGAAACGGTAGCCATTTTGGTCTGGTGGGAGGAAAGGGAGGATTTTGTTGTTTGAGCTGTGTTGATATCGGTACAACAGAAAAGGGGTGCAACAGCAATGGCTTCCATTGCACATTCCCATACACAGGAATTCTAAAGGCAAGATATCTGTCAATTTCTGAAGAAAAATTACCCTGAATGTAGGCCCTGATAATGTATGAGACATTCAAATtttatgcttggtcatgtattTGGGGCTGGCACAGTTATTTATGAATCTAATTGAGCTTTCACTGCTGGTGAGCATTTTGCCATAGGTTTTGAATGGGGCCCTTGTTTTTCCAGTTTTCGACTTTCTGGTTATTGTTAGGGTTATTACAACAGCGTACAGTTTTTGTGAGAGAAACTCAGCACACGTTTTAAAGGGATTTAAATGGATTTTTGGTGCGTTTGGTGTTAATTTTGAGGAGGTAATTTAGCAGTTTGGGACAATGAGAAGGGATGGGCAAGTTGAGCATTACTGTGACTGATGTGTGTAACACAGTAGCAGAACTTATTCCCTCCAGTATTGAAAATCATCCTCAGTTCTGAATTTGTCAGTTTAGAACCTAAAAAGTAGACGATtgggcagtttttttttttttttttttagtcaggCTTTGTATTGATAAATTGTGGAAGGTTTACACGGTAGTTGGTACCCATTGTGGGGTAGTCTTTGATTTTGAACCCAATTTTGCTTTTGAACTTCAGATGTAAGCAATTTTTAAGGGTTTTGTTTTTGAATCTTGAGCTGAGCTGTAAGCTACAGTCTGAGACTGTTTGAGCTGAGGTTTTCcatattttttaaatgattttacaACTTGAAGTTAGGAAAAGAACCGAAATAGATATGATTTCATGGTTTTTGAGTGGTACTGGTAGAAATGTTGGAGTGAATTTAGTAttcagggtatatttttatttAAAATTAGATTCAATTTTTAATAATTCTtgggaaaaaaaacttttagtGCCAACACATGGCTTTGAAACATGTCTTCGCGTGTGACAATTGCAAACAAAAGAAGTGATCAAGTAAGCTGTGATTATTTTTGCACTGCACTTTTTGGCAGATGTACAATTAATTTGTAGAAACTGGGCTCATACTCATAGATGATTGTAACATTCAGGCATGGGTGTTCTGGTTTAGAAATGAATTTATATCCGGTGCATTATGATACCACTCTTGATCCTAACAGCAGCATTGAATTAAAGGCACTCCGGCATTTTGATGGGTGTTGCTGGCTGCTTCTGTTGGTACTAGTATTCTGTAATGCAAATATGATCCAAACAGGTCATGTTTTGAGGGGTGTGTATTTTCCACAAATATTCATGGACAAGTTACAAGGTATAAGGAGACGGTTTAGCAGGCCTTTGTAATTATTCCCATTTACTGTAATTAACACCTCACAGTAATTATCACTCCAGTCTTTGATACCTTTTGTGCTTCAAAGTTTCACCAGTAGATAAGTGACATGCAATTAGATTTGTTATTTTGGCCAATATAACTGGGTCTAAGAAAACAGTTCTCTTGCCAGGGCCTCCTTGCTATAACAAGCAGCTTTCCAATAATCCTTGATTGGATTTTGAGCTGCAACACACCCTGTCACTGAAGTTTGTATTAATCAGTCTGTGCTGGGCCTATAATGGCGTTATCACAGACCGTGTTGCTAGCTGTACTAAGTATTCAGTAGCCAGCCGATTGGAACTGTCCACAGAGAATGAAATAATGGTGCTATAGAAATACTAATGGAACGGTGCATTCTGACTCAAGCTAATCATAGTAATGTTTCCATTGAGATTTTTATAAAATGTGCAAATTGTATTGGTGCCATCTTTATCCAGGATGAATTTGATGGAACATTAACTTCTAGTGAGATTGAGGGTGATTACATAATAAGTCAGTGGAGTGATTTGAAGAAGTTTATCTGCCAAAAAAAGGCATGTTTTGCTTGCTGTGATGTTTACACTATTTATACAGCTATATTGAAAATATGCAGTCATCACAGGGTTTCCTTGATTTctgtatcaattttttttcatactgtTGATATCTAATGGATGTATTCTATTGTCTTCTAAAGGTTTTACTCCTTGTTTCAGGTGTTAATCCGTGGAGTATCAAGTCAGCCATCATGCCAAAGGACAAGAACAAGCCCAAGGGGAAGATGTCGGCGTATGCCTGCTTCGTACAGGAGTGCCGCCGTGAGCACGAGAAGAAGTACCCCGACAAGCAGGTTGTCTTCACTGAGTTCTCCAAGAAGTGTGCTGAGAGATGGAAGGTGAGATCAACCTCATTTGCTGTAATTTCTCATTGCAAAGTTCAATAAAAGACTTAAGTTCAGTTTAGGAAGTCTTTTGTACTTAAAGTGTGCAGGACATTTTGATGTTGTGTTTGCATGATATGGAGGATGATGGAATTGTTATGTTTTTCTATTTGTAATTAAGTGACCATAGAGACGAGTAATGAATTCaacactgattttttttccctctttttcAGACCATGAATGATGGTGAGAAAAAGCGCTTCCAGGACCTTGCCGAGACAGACAAGAGGCGGTACGAACGGGACATGGCCAAGTACGTCCCGCCCAAGGGGCAAGAGGGCGGCCgcaggaagaggaagaagaaggacCCCAACGCACCCAAGAGGGCCATGTACGTGATGTATCTCTGGAGCTAAGAACAACTGCCGACAGATTATCAACCCCAACTAATTTGGCTTTGACAATGTTTATTCTGCTTCTACagctagtcccttgacctccgggtcgttggggggacaaggtagcaatgaagatggacatctgtctccagaCTAGTGTTTATTCACTGCTTTCATAAAAGAATTCAAACCCGGCCAACTATATTTAAAATAGAACTTGcccagtagactagataactattttgattttcatgtatctccatgtacttgtttgtctgcaattagcatATTGACTTGACTTCATAGTCTTTGCTCCTTCAGGGGGATAGAGCCTGAGTAAAGTGACTCAACAGTGGTCTATTTTTCATTGTaacagtttttatttcattcgtTTAGTTTTCAAGTataaaaatctgctgtttttgtcattttccaGGTCAGCCTTCTTCATGTACTGTGCTGATGCTCGTCCCAAGGTCCGCGCAGCACACCCTGATTTCCAAGTGGGGGACATCGCCAAGATTCTGGGGAAGCAGTGGAAGGAAATCACTGATTCAGACAAAGCCAAGTATGAAAAGAAGGCCCAAACTGACAAGGCTCGCTACCAGAAGGTGTGTACAATTTGTACATGGAACTGTAAAGAGACAGATTTACTTCTTATTATGTAGGGGAAAGTAGACACATGCTCTCACACTGTTGGCTTTTTATGTTGTTAACGGTATAAATGATTTTTCAACAGGAGCTCGCAGAGTACAAGAGAACTGGGGGTGGTGCCAGCCCTGCCAAGAAGGGCCGTCCAGCCAAGAAGGCGGCGCCGCCACCCAAGAGGGTagaggaagatgatgatgaggatgatgacgaggaggaagaggaggaagaagaggaggaggaggaagaagatgatgacgatgatgacgatgatgatgacgagtAGATCTTGTCCTCTAAGGCTCTTTCTCAGCTGTACACATCTGAAAGCTCATTCCAGTCCATCTTCTCTATTACCCTAGGcaggacaaaaaaaatgtagaaaaaaagtagCGAGCCCTTTCAGAACAGGACCCCTGTCACATATCCTATGGTTGTGTTACGAGACTCAGTGAGTAAAACTGTGTTTGAAGATGTATCCGTAGAAGACTAGGCCTGTGATTACCAGTATATGCATTTTTAGAGGGAGAAAATATATAAATAGTAGTGGTAGTTGTTGTTTACTGTCTTGCTGTTGTACTGTTGGACCAGAAGAGATTTTTGAAGCTGCTTCATTGTGAGTTCACTTTTTAGAAACCTAAATCATTTCtgtagagctacatgtatggttaCGCTTTCCAAAGAGTGAGTAGCATGGTAATGTTTTATTGTGTAGattttttgaagatttgtcctaCCTTTAATTGCATTGAAGCAGCCTCCTTGTGTGTAGTGAGAAAACAACATTCCTTGTGTAGCTATGtcatttttctcattgacagTTCTCTCAGTTTAGGGCTTACCCAAATCTTTGTGTACTTAAACAGGCAGACAAGTTTGTATTACAACCAAAAGTCATTTTAGCAAGAGAATGAATCTTGTCAGAATATAGGAAACAGTTTTGTATGCTTACTTGCCTGTCCCCAATACTACAGATTGTAATATACCTAGGAAGGATCCAAGCTGTCTCTTCAGGATGAGAGGGCTCAAAGTGCAAGTAATTCCTGGTGCTGATTGATTTGAACTTGAAGTAGTTCTTACCTCAAGCCAAGCTTCGAGGCATGATAGCGGGAACATACTAATTTGCGAGTGCTGAAAGCCCCCAATCTAGAATTGACTGTTAGGGAGAGTTTTGATCACTTTGTTTTGGCTGTACCTATAACTTTTTtgtgaaaaataaaatttttattaataaaacCAGTTGGTCTCTGCTTTAGTGATTATGCTGGTGATCTGTTAGCATACTTGACTGAATGAAACATAATTAGCACACTGTAATATATGCAGCTTGAACTTGTCCATTGAGAAAACAAGATCAAAACAGATATGGAAAAAGGATCAAATGGTTGAAGTGACTGTACTGCCACCAGTGCACTGGCAAGAAGTAATCTGTTGAGAGCAAATAGGATTAAACCAGGATTAAGTTCAGTTTCATGATAATTTCATCGCTCATGCTGATAGACACCTTGATTTGCCCATgacagaattgaaaaaaatgggcCGTCACAGGTAAATACAATGCAGGTGACCTTGGCATGAAATCAGTAGCCCCAGGCAACATGGCAGTAAAGTTTTGAACCAGGCACACTCCTCACCTTTGTTTCAGAAAAGAGCTTTGTGGCAGTTATTACAGCTCCTAACCCTAGATGTTTGTAAAGCAACACAAATTTGTCTTGCTGATGACTGTAAAACAGAATAGGGTCAGGTTCTTAGCTGCAAGTGTGCTTGACCAAAAACGTGATCATCATTGCTTCACCTCAACTGAGGACGACTTACTTTTTAGAGCCACGTAAATAGTGAGAAATACAGTTGTAGGTTGATATGATGCTCTTCTCCAACTGCCAAGACGTGGTGTGATATCAGCTCATCTGTTAGCACTACTGGGGTGCTTTATTTTGTCGCCtcgaaacaaaacacaaaaacaagctgAAAGCCATCCTCTGGTTGGTAAGGAGGATTGTTCACCAAATTAATTTACTCTCTAaccagaggttgttggggaaaattgtgactgCGGGGAGGACGGACAAAAATAGGCCATATGATTGGAAGCTGGAGGCTTTTTGACTTGAGTTAACTTTGTGGTGCATTAACAACACAAAGCCCTGCCATTTGGCAGCATTGATGAACAGTTCAAAGTCATGTGTGGTAACATTGATGTTGGTCAAATCAATTACCCTAGATTTGATTTATAAAAAGTATACATGTGTCAACTTTGTTACGTGCACTTAAACTTGGCTATACCTGCAGTAAAATCACCATTTCACAttggaaatctttaaaaaatccaTATCCTACAGTAGATCTAGTATATTTAACCTTGAGCACAGTAAAGTAGCTGTTAGACCTCCGATTTtccattggttacagggttgggcagcagggaaTTTCTAGATTCTATTATTAATACTAAAGTATGCCTCCAACGACCACCTGATATTGTTTCCAGCGTATATATTCCAAACAACAATGCTTATGATTAATCTTATGCAAGCTTGTGGACAAGTAATATCAGACTGAGACTGTTTGTTTCTTCTACATGAACTGCAACACATCTGAGATGAACAAAGACTGGCTGCACCAAAAGCACAGCCTTTTTTAATGCAATGCTGTTTACCAAATCCAAAGTGCAAGATACCTATGCCTTGTGTTTT
Protein-coding regions in this window:
- the LOC136436766 gene encoding high mobility group protein B1-like, with translation MPKDKNKPKGKMSAYACFVQECRREHEKKYPDKQVVFTEFSKKCAERWKTMNDGEKKRFQDLAETDKRRYERDMAKYVPPKGQEGGRRKRKKKDPNAPKRAMSAFFMYCADARPKVRAAHPDFQVGDIAKILGKQWKEITDSDKAKYEKKAQTDKARYQKELAEYKRTGGGASPAKKGRPAKKAAPPPKRVEEDDDEDDDEEEEEEEEEEEEEDDDDDDDDDDE